Proteins encoded by one window of Vibrio rumoiensis:
- a CDS encoding symmetrical bis(5'-nucleosyl)-tetraphosphatase: MATYIVGDIQGCFDELQALLQQVDFNSQVDQLWLAGDLVARGPKSLETLRFVKSLGDSAKCILGNHDLHLLAVNLGYFNAKPKDQTLPILQAPDRQELINWLRQQPLMAEHEEFVMCHAGIAPSWDLATARQSSQEISAILQSDDWAWLIKNMYANQPRVWDANLQGIERYRFIINAFTRMRFCDQQGQLEMECKLPPAKVDTSRLVPWFKVTERIPLNKTVIFGHWAALMGCHDQKANVIGLDTGCVWGEHLSMLRWEDKKMFTQASLQ, translated from the coding sequence GTGGCGACATATATCGTTGGTGACATACAAGGTTGCTTTGATGAATTACAAGCCCTACTACAGCAAGTCGACTTCAACTCTCAAGTCGATCAACTGTGGTTAGCGGGAGATCTTGTTGCTCGAGGTCCCAAGTCGCTAGAGACATTACGCTTTGTCAAAAGCTTAGGTGACTCAGCAAAATGCATTCTCGGTAATCATGACCTACACCTACTGGCGGTAAATTTAGGCTACTTCAATGCTAAGCCTAAAGATCAAACTCTCCCTATCCTGCAAGCACCTGATCGCCAAGAATTAATCAACTGGCTACGTCAACAACCCTTGATGGCAGAACATGAAGAGTTTGTAATGTGTCATGCAGGCATTGCGCCTAGCTGGGATCTCGCAACGGCCAGACAATCGAGCCAAGAAATCAGCGCTATTTTACAAAGTGATGATTGGGCTTGGTTAATTAAGAACATGTACGCTAACCAACCAAGAGTGTGGGATGCTAATTTACAAGGCATTGAGCGATACCGTTTTATTATCAATGCGTTCACTCGAATGCGCTTTTGTGATCAACAAGGGCAATTAGAAATGGAGTGCAAACTACCTCCAGCAAAAGTCGATACGAGTCGTCTAGTACCTTGGTTTAAAGTAACCGAGCGTATCCCATTAAATAAAACCGTCATTTTTGGCCATTGGGCGGCTTTGATGGGATGCCATGATCAAAAAGCAAATGTGATAGGGTTGGATACGGGTTGTGTGTGGGGAGAGCATCTGTCTATGTTGCGCTGGGAAGACAAAAAAATGTTCACTCAAGCAAGCTTACAATAA
- a CDS encoding FUSC family protein: MKRSSAISSSELWFFKYYRLVHSARIAVAFVLMFAATRTLDLHDITWPLITLVVVMGPISYWGNVFPRAIQRISGTCIGALSGIVALYLETISIPLLMVWCSAVMFVCGYLALGKQPYAGLLIGITLAVVLGAHEGSFTQALWRSGDVVLGSAVALFFCSIFPQRAFIHWRLKLSDNLLEISKVHHTLLSPNMVERPNIQSKQDQLRRNIIGSRSLLSAASAETKLNLSLLSRIQTGIVNSLYAIERLSDTYWSDRKSHFTLLNSSALKECHQATESMIIQLSEMIKTGKVEADEWQFDNINEVIEELQVLAKANQVQSQASLYGYVWLSIQLMEEISRLHKLIALALNLTSKAR; the protein is encoded by the coding sequence ATGAAACGCTCATCGGCTATTTCTAGTTCGGAACTGTGGTTTTTCAAGTATTACCGCTTGGTGCATAGCGCACGTATTGCAGTGGCTTTCGTGCTGATGTTCGCTGCAACGCGTACTCTCGATCTCCATGACATCACTTGGCCACTCATTACATTGGTTGTTGTGATGGGGCCAATTTCTTATTGGGGAAATGTGTTCCCAAGAGCGATTCAGCGTATTTCAGGAACTTGTATAGGCGCGCTTTCCGGTATCGTAGCTCTTTATCTGGAAACCATTTCTATTCCATTACTGATGGTTTGGTGTAGTGCCGTCATGTTTGTTTGCGGCTATTTAGCATTGGGTAAACAACCTTATGCCGGCTTATTAATTGGTATTACGCTTGCGGTAGTATTAGGGGCTCATGAAGGGAGTTTTACCCAAGCTTTATGGCGCAGTGGTGATGTGGTTTTAGGGTCAGCCGTTGCATTGTTTTTTTGCAGTATTTTTCCTCAAAGAGCTTTTATTCATTGGCGTTTAAAGTTGAGTGATAACTTACTGGAAATCAGTAAGGTTCATCACACGCTGCTTTCTCCTAATATGGTGGAACGACCGAATATTCAATCAAAACAAGATCAGTTACGTAGAAATATTATTGGATCGCGTAGTTTATTGTCCGCCGCCAGTGCTGAGACTAAGTTAAATCTTTCTCTGCTAAGCCGGATTCAAACGGGTATCGTGAATAGTCTCTATGCCATTGAACGTTTATCGGATACTTATTGGAGTGACCGAAAAAGTCATTTTACTCTTTTGAATTCATCGGCATTAAAAGAGTGTCATCAGGCGACCGAGTCGATGATAATTCAACTATCTGAGATGATAAAAACAGGCAAGGTTGAAGCTGATGAGTGGCAGTTTGATAACATTAATGAGGTGATTGAAGAGCTGCAAGTATTAGCGAAAGCCAATCAAGTGCAGTCTCAAGCTTCATTATATGGTTATGTTTGGTTGAGTATTCAGTTAATGGAAGAAATCTCACGCTTACATAAGTTAATTGCTCTGGCTCTAAATTTGACCAGTAAAGCACGATAA
- a CDS encoding TAXI family TRAP transporter solute-binding subunit, producing the protein MLTPSSYFQHIYTLLLATLLITSTVAVQAEENKTYITIATGAVTGVYYPAGSSICKLINKGRLQHHIRCSVESSAGSVDNINQVRLGKNDVSIAQSDWQYLAYQGSSEFTPSSPYTNMRTLFSLHSEPFNLIVRNDSNIKTVADLAGKRVNIGNKGSGDRATMERIMKQFGWSSKSFSLATEFTGASRAQALCDNQIDAFVSILGNPNASIKEATTACQARLIPVTGPKIDQLVNDTSYYANTSIPANLYPNNDKDIKTFGTLSVVFTDKRMPDDVAYNITKAVFENFDTFKRLHPAFATLKKENMIKDGISAPLHPGAIRYYKEVGLLP; encoded by the coding sequence ATGCTTACCCCTTCATCCTATTTTCAACACATCTATACATTACTGCTCGCTACCTTACTCATAACTTCAACAGTAGCAGTCCAAGCTGAAGAGAATAAAACCTACATTACCATCGCAACGGGTGCCGTAACGGGCGTTTATTATCCGGCGGGGAGCTCCATCTGTAAGCTAATCAATAAAGGACGTTTGCAACATCATATTCGTTGCTCCGTCGAATCCTCTGCCGGTTCTGTTGATAATATTAATCAAGTTAGGCTTGGCAAAAATGATGTCAGTATTGCTCAATCAGACTGGCAATATCTAGCTTATCAAGGTAGTAGTGAATTCACGCCAAGTTCACCTTATACCAATATGAGGACCCTATTCTCTCTACATAGCGAACCGTTTAATTTAATTGTCCGTAATGATTCAAACATCAAAACCGTCGCAGATTTAGCAGGAAAAAGGGTCAATATTGGTAATAAAGGATCAGGCGATCGCGCCACGATGGAGCGAATTATGAAGCAGTTTGGATGGTCGTCAAAAAGCTTCTCTTTGGCGACAGAGTTTACTGGAGCAAGCCGAGCCCAAGCGTTATGTGATAATCAGATTGATGCCTTTGTCTCAATTCTTGGCAACCCTAATGCCTCGATCAAAGAAGCGACCACCGCTTGTCAGGCTAGGTTGATTCCGGTTACGGGCCCTAAAATCGATCAACTCGTTAATGATACGTCCTATTATGCCAACACCAGTATTCCGGCCAATCTCTACCCAAACAACGATAAAGATATCAAAACCTTTGGTACATTATCGGTAGTGTTTACCGATAAACGTATGCCCGATGATGTGGCGTACAACATCACTAAAGCGGTATTTGAAAACTTTGATACCTTTAAGCGTTTACACCCAGCATTCGCGACATTAAAAAAAGAAAATATGATTAAAGATGGCATATCTGCGCCACTCCATCCGGGCGCGATTCGTTA
- a CDS encoding threonine/serine exporter family protein, with protein MDEKQRIITRMIIQAGQMLLAHGAESTLVGDLIRRLGLASGMTDVEVSMSASSLVVTTVMNEHCITTARRCPDRGINMKVVTEVQQICIMLERQIIDYRLALYKLEQIKPIRYNRWLVLFMIGLSCAAFARLAGGDVTICVITFIASCCGMFVRQEVGHRNFNPLVNFAVTAFVTTLISSQAVIHQLGNVPFTAMASSVLMLVPGFPLINAVADMLKGYINMGIARFFMASLLTFATCLGIVAAMTVTGTWVWVR; from the coding sequence ATGGATGAAAAACAACGAATAATTACTCGGATGATTATTCAAGCGGGCCAAATGCTTCTGGCACATGGTGCTGAAAGCACTTTAGTCGGAGATTTAATTCGAAGGTTAGGACTGGCAAGTGGAATGACGGATGTTGAAGTATCAATGTCAGCCAGCTCACTAGTGGTGACCACTGTTATGAATGAGCATTGTATTACTACTGCCCGGCGTTGTCCTGATCGTGGTATCAATATGAAGGTGGTTACGGAAGTTCAGCAAATCTGCATTATGCTCGAGCGACAAATTATTGATTACCGGTTAGCACTCTATAAACTCGAGCAGATTAAACCCATTAGATATAACCGTTGGTTGGTTTTATTTATGATTGGTTTATCTTGTGCCGCGTTTGCTCGTTTAGCGGGTGGGGATGTAACGATATGCGTGATCACCTTTATTGCGTCTTGTTGTGGGATGTTTGTTCGGCAAGAAGTCGGTCATCGTAACTTTAACCCATTAGTCAATTTTGCAGTGACAGCATTTGTAACCACCCTGATTTCTTCTCAAGCGGTTATTCACCAACTCGGCAATGTTCCATTCACCGCTATGGCATCTTCAGTACTGATGCTGGTTCCTGGTTTTCCTTTGATTAATGCGGTTGCAGATATGTTGAAGGGTTATATCAACATGGGAATTGCTCGATTCTTCATGGCAAGTTTATTGACCTTTGCTACTTGCTTAGGGATTGTTGCCGCAATGACAGTAACAGGAACATGGGTATGGGTGAGATAA
- the rplU gene encoding 50S ribosomal protein L21: MYAVFQSGGKQHRVSEGQTLRLEKLDVETGANVEFDSVLMVANGEEITIGAPLVAGGKVTAEVVKHGRGDKVKIVKFRRRKHSRKQMGHRQWFTEVKITGISA; this comes from the coding sequence ATGTACGCTGTTTTCCAATCTGGTGGTAAACAACACCGTGTAAGCGAAGGTCAAACTCTTCGTTTAGAAAAATTGGACGTAGAAACTGGCGCAAACGTTGAGTTTGATTCAGTTCTTATGGTTGCTAATGGTGAAGAAATCACTATTGGTGCACCTCTGGTTGCTGGCGGTAAAGTAACTGCGGAAGTAGTTAAGCACGGTCGTGGCGATAAAGTAAAAATCGTTAAGTTCCGTCGTCGTAAGCATTCTCGTAAGCAAATGGGCCACCGTCAGTGGTTCACTGAAGTCAAAATTACTGGCATCAGCGCTTAA
- the rpmA gene encoding 50S ribosomal protein L27 has protein sequence MAHKKAGGSTNNGRDSESKRLGVKRFGGESVLAGNIIVRQRGTKFHAGTNVGIGKDHTLFALSEGKVKFEVKGPKNRKFVSIETA, from the coding sequence ATGGCACATAAAAAAGCTGGTGGTTCTACTAATAACGGTCGCGACTCAGAAAGCAAACGCCTAGGTGTTAAGCGTTTTGGTGGCGAATCTGTTCTAGCTGGTAACATCATTGTTCGTCAACGTGGTACTAAATTCCACGCTGGAACGAATGTTGGTATCGGTAAAGACCATACTCTATTTGCTTTATCTGAAGGTAAAGTTAAATTTGAAGTTAAAGGTCCTAAGAACCGTAAGTTCGTAAGCATCGAAACTGCATAA
- the argR gene encoding transcriptional regulator ArgR — MRNSDKQDNLVRSFKALLKEECFGSQGEIVDALREEGFENINQSKVSRMLTKFGAVRTRNAKMEMVYCLPAELGVPTASSSLRELVLDVGHNDALVVIHTGPGAAQLIARLLDSLGKSEGILGVVAGDDTIFITPTLNITTKQLFDSVCELFEYAG; from the coding sequence ATGCGAAATAGTGACAAACAAGATAATTTAGTCCGCTCTTTTAAAGCTTTACTAAAAGAAGAGTGCTTTGGATCTCAAGGCGAGATTGTTGATGCATTACGAGAAGAAGGCTTTGAAAATATTAATCAGTCTAAAGTCTCTCGCATGCTGACTAAGTTTGGTGCCGTTAGAACACGCAATGCAAAAATGGAAATGGTGTACTGCTTACCAGCCGAGTTAGGTGTTCCAACCGCCTCAAGTTCTTTACGTGAATTAGTACTCGATGTTGGTCATAATGACGCCCTTGTTGTCATTCATACTGGACCAGGTGCCGCACAGTTAATTGCTCGTCTACTTGATTCTCTAGGTAAATCGGAAGGTATTCTAGGCGTCGTTGCTGGTGATGATACTATTTTCATTACGCCAACATTAAATATTACCACCAAGCAATTATTTGACTCAGTTTGTGAGCTATTTGAATACGCGGGTTAA
- a CDS encoding threonine/serine exporter family protein, with protein sequence MGMGEIMDFLIALLTDMSLAAIPAVGFALVFNVPVKALKYCALGGAIGHGIRFVLMTYNIPIEWATFFAATSVSMVGVHWSHRFLAHPKVFTVAAMIPMVPGVYAFKAMIALVEINQNGYDAQLFSILIDNFLQSMFIIAGLAIGLAMPGLLFYRRRSIV encoded by the coding sequence ATGGGTATGGGTGAGATAATGGATTTTTTGATTGCTTTACTTACTGATATGTCTCTTGCTGCTATTCCTGCTGTTGGGTTTGCTTTGGTATTTAATGTTCCGGTTAAAGCGCTAAAGTATTGTGCTTTAGGGGGAGCGATAGGGCATGGAATTCGATTTGTACTTATGACGTATAATATTCCTATCGAATGGGCCACATTCTTTGCTGCAACGAGTGTGAGCATGGTTGGGGTTCATTGGTCACATCGTTTTTTAGCGCACCCCAAGGTCTTTACGGTGGCGGCGATGATTCCTATGGTACCGGGAGTTTATGCGTTTAAAGCGATGATCGCTCTAGTTGAAATAAACCAAAATGGCTATGATGCACAATTATTTAGTATTCTTATCGATAACTTTTTACAATCCATGTTTATTATTGCTGGATTAGCAATAGGCCTCGCTATGCCGGGGTTGTTATTTTATCGAAGAAGATCAATTGTTTAA
- the folA gene encoding type 3 dihydrofolate reductase — MKISMIAAMANNRIIGKDNQMPWHLPADFAWFKRCTMGKPIVMGRKTYESIGRPLPGRLNIVISRDASLSIEGVTTVTSIEQAKQVVGNVDELMIIGGGTIYDYCLPLADCLYLTFIDADIEGDTQFPDWGDNWKIVEQEEYLKDDKNAYNMRFICLEKIC; from the coding sequence GTGAAGATTAGCATGATTGCTGCGATGGCAAACAATCGTATTATCGGTAAAGATAATCAAATGCCGTGGCACTTACCCGCCGATTTTGCTTGGTTTAAACGCTGTACAATGGGAAAGCCAATAGTGATGGGCCGTAAGACCTATGAATCGATTGGTCGTCCACTACCGGGGCGTTTAAATATTGTGATTTCAAGAGATGCTTCACTTTCTATTGAGGGAGTTACTACCGTCACTAGTATTGAACAAGCAAAACAAGTCGTTGGTAATGTTGATGAATTAATGATTATCGGGGGAGGCACTATTTATGATTACTGCTTACCTCTGGCTGATTGTCTGTATTTAACCTTTATTGATGCCGATATTGAGGGTGATACTCAATTTCCAGATTGGGGAGATAATTGGAAAATTGTGGAGCAAGAAGAATATCTTAAAGATGATAAAAATGCCTACAACATGCGCTTTATTTGTTTAGAAAAGATTTGCTGA
- the mdh gene encoding malate dehydrogenase: protein MKVAVIGAAGGIGQALALLLKNGLPAGSDLALYDIAPVTPGVAADLSHIPTPVSIKGYAGEDPTPALEGADVVLISAGVARKPGMDRSDLFNVNAGIIKSLAEKIANTCPTACVGIITNPVNTTVPIAAEVLKKAGVYDKKRLFGITTLDVIRSETFVSELKGVPLDGLEVPVIGGHSGVTILPLLSQVEGVEFSDDELASLTKRIQNAGTEVVEAKAGGGSATLSMGQAAYRFGLSLVKALNGEQGIVECAYVEGDGEHARFFAQPIRLGKQGVEEILSFGELSAFEQQAFDSMLDTLKGDIALGEEFAK from the coding sequence ATGAAAGTAGCTGTAATTGGTGCTGCTGGCGGTATTGGACAAGCACTTGCTTTATTACTGAAAAACGGACTTCCTGCAGGATCTGATCTTGCCTTATACGATATCGCTCCAGTTACACCAGGGGTTGCTGCTGATTTAAGTCATATCCCAACGCCAGTTTCAATTAAAGGTTATGCTGGTGAAGATCCAACACCGGCACTAGAAGGCGCAGATGTCGTATTGATTTCTGCTGGTGTGGCGCGTAAACCAGGTATGGATCGTTCTGATCTTTTCAATGTGAATGCGGGGATCATTAAATCTCTAGCGGAAAAAATTGCTAACACTTGCCCAACTGCATGTGTTGGTATTATTACTAACCCGGTAAATACTACGGTGCCAATTGCTGCTGAAGTACTAAAGAAAGCCGGTGTTTACGATAAGAAGCGTCTGTTTGGTATTACAACACTCGATGTGATTCGTTCTGAAACATTTGTTTCTGAGCTAAAAGGCGTTCCACTTGATGGTTTGGAAGTGCCTGTTATCGGTGGTCACTCTGGGGTAACAATTCTACCTTTGCTTTCTCAAGTTGAAGGTGTGGAGTTCTCTGATGATGAGCTAGCTTCTCTAACGAAACGCATTCAAAACGCGGGTACTGAAGTCGTTGAAGCAAAAGCGGGTGGCGGCTCGGCAACACTTTCGATGGGACAAGCGGCGTATCGCTTTGGTTTATCACTAGTGAAAGCATTGAATGGCGAACAAGGTATTGTTGAATGCGCTTACGTTGAAGGTGATGGCGAGCACGCACGTTTCTTCGCACAACCTATTCGTTTAGGTAAACAAGGCGTAGAAGAAATTTTAAGCTTTGGTGAGCTAAGTGCATTTGAACAACAAGCGTTCGATAGCATGCTAGATACGCTAAAAGGCGATATCGCTTTAGGTGAAGAGTTCGCGAAGTAA
- the ispB gene encoding octaprenyl diphosphate synthase: MDFKAIQALTADDMVKVNETIHAQLNSEVSLINQLGFYIVSGGGKRLRPLLALLSAKALGYQGQDHITAAAFVEFIHTATLLHDDVVDESDMRRGKETANAAFGNAASVLVGDYIYTRSFQMMTSLGSLKILKLMSDAVNVIAEGEVQQLMNCNDPNTTEESYMQVIYSKTARLFEAATQIGALLVDAPKETEVALQNYGKYLGTAFQLIDDVMDYTSDGKEMGKNVGDDLAEGKPTLPLLYAMQNGTPEQAAMIREAIEHSNGMEKLDAIMAAMHETGSLEYTTQRAEEEADKAIAELTIIPESYYKQALITLAHMAVRRTK, translated from the coding sequence ATGGATTTTAAAGCTATCCAGGCACTCACTGCCGACGACATGGTAAAAGTGAATGAAACCATTCATGCACAATTGAACTCAGAAGTTAGCCTTATTAATCAACTCGGTTTCTACATTGTTAGTGGTGGAGGCAAACGCCTACGCCCTCTTTTAGCATTACTATCCGCTAAGGCTTTAGGCTACCAAGGTCAAGATCACATCACAGCCGCTGCATTTGTGGAATTCATTCATACCGCTACATTGTTGCATGATGATGTGGTCGATGAATCGGATATGCGTCGTGGTAAAGAAACCGCTAATGCAGCGTTTGGGAATGCCGCTAGTGTGCTAGTTGGCGACTACATTTATACTCGCTCTTTCCAAATGATGACCAGCTTAGGATCTTTAAAGATCCTCAAGTTGATGAGTGACGCGGTAAACGTGATCGCAGAAGGTGAAGTACAGCAGTTAATGAACTGCAACGATCCTAATACGACCGAAGAAAGCTACATGCAAGTAATTTACTCGAAAACGGCTCGTCTATTTGAAGCAGCAACTCAAATTGGCGCACTATTAGTCGATGCGCCTAAAGAAACGGAAGTCGCACTGCAAAATTATGGCAAGTACCTAGGCACGGCATTTCAACTGATTGATGATGTGATGGACTACACTTCAGATGGCAAAGAAATGGGTAAGAATGTCGGCGATGATCTTGCAGAAGGCAAGCCTACTCTACCACTGCTCTATGCCATGCAAAACGGCACACCAGAGCAAGCAGCTATGATTCGTGAGGCGATTGAGCACTCTAATGGTATGGAAAAACTGGATGCCATTATGGCAGCTATGCATGAGACTGGTTCACTCGAATACACCACTCAACGTGCAGAAGAAGAGGCCGATAAGGCAATTGCTGAACTGACGATTATTCCCGAATCCTACTATAAACAAGCCTTAATCACACTGGCACATATGGCAGTCAGAAGAACGAAATAG
- the cgtA gene encoding Obg family GTPase CgtA, with translation MKFVDESTIKVEAGDGGNGVVSFWREKFVEKGGPDGGDGGDGGDVYMQADENLNTLVDYRFERFHKAERGKNGSGGNCTGKRGADKTIKVPVGTRAIDIHTNEVVAEVTEHGQKIMIAKGGWHGLGNQRFKSSVNRAPRQKTMGTKGEVRELRLELLLLADVGMLGLPNAGKSTFIRAVSAAKPKVADYPFTTLIPSLGVVRAGSERSFVIADIPGLIEGAADGAGLGVRFLKHLERCRVLLHMIDLLPIDGSDPIENALTIIDELEQYSEKVAAKPRWLIFNKVDLLPEEEVDEKIQQIIDALGWDGHYAKISASNKLGTKELAYQLAEFMETLPKEEQVIEEEEKVDFKWDDYHKDAMSGKDVITEEWDDDDWDDDEDDGHVIYVRD, from the coding sequence ATGAAGTTCGTTGATGAATCAACCATAAAAGTAGAAGCTGGTGATGGCGGTAATGGCGTTGTTAGTTTCTGGCGTGAAAAATTTGTTGAAAAAGGCGGTCCTGACGGCGGTGATGGCGGTGATGGCGGTGATGTTTACATGCAAGCCGACGAGAACCTCAATACGCTCGTTGATTACCGTTTTGAGCGTTTCCATAAAGCGGAGCGTGGTAAAAATGGTAGTGGTGGTAACTGTACTGGTAAACGTGGTGCAGATAAAACCATTAAAGTGCCAGTCGGAACTCGCGCTATTGATATTCATACCAATGAAGTAGTGGCTGAAGTGACTGAACATGGTCAGAAAATCATGATCGCGAAAGGTGGTTGGCATGGTTTAGGTAACCAACGCTTTAAATCTTCGGTTAACCGTGCACCGCGTCAAAAGACCATGGGTACTAAAGGTGAAGTACGTGAGTTACGTCTAGAGCTATTGCTACTTGCAGATGTAGGGATGCTTGGTTTGCCAAATGCTGGTAAATCGACCTTTATTCGCGCTGTATCTGCGGCTAAACCAAAAGTAGCAGATTACCCATTTACAACTTTGATCCCAAGTTTAGGCGTTGTTCGAGCAGGCTCTGAACGCAGTTTTGTTATTGCTGATATTCCTGGCCTCATTGAAGGTGCTGCCGATGGTGCCGGTCTTGGTGTTCGATTCTTAAAACACTTAGAGCGTTGTCGCGTGTTATTGCATATGATCGATTTGTTGCCGATTGACGGTTCAGATCCAATCGAGAATGCATTGACGATCATTGATGAGCTTGAACAGTACAGTGAAAAAGTAGCGGCTAAACCTCGTTGGTTGATCTTTAATAAAGTCGATCTACTTCCTGAAGAAGAAGTGGATGAAAAGATCCAACAGATCATCGATGCATTAGGTTGGGATGGTCATTACGCTAAGATCTCTGCTTCTAATAAATTAGGAACTAAAGAGCTCGCTTACCAATTAGCTGAGTTTATGGAAACACTACCTAAAGAAGAGCAAGTGATTGAAGAAGAAGAGAAAGTCGACTTCAAGTGGGATGATTACCATAAAGATGCCATGAGCGGTAAAGATGTGATTACCGAAGAGTGGGATGATGATGACTGGGATGATGACGAAGATGATGGACATGTCATTTACGTTCGTGACTAG